TAAATATAGTTAAGTTAAATATGCTTATAAACGATAACAATGTAATACCTCCATTTTTTTTACCCTTTTCGTTTTGTAAGTATAGCATTTCCACGAATTAAATCAATTAAGGAATTCTTAAAATTCGCTTAATTTAAAGGACTGAGCTATTTAAAATACAAATATCTGAAAGTGAAGGTATTAATTATTATTTGAAAAATATATATTTTTATGCTATTTATTAATTCCTTAATATACCATAAAATTATTTTTAAAAAACTGCTAGATTAATTTAGCTAAAAGTTCGATGCGCTACATTTAATATAGCGCTGATACACAAAATCGATTGACTATTGTTATCGAATATCTTATACTATTTATATATAATAATTAATTGGGAGTGATTTACAATAATGGACGATGACGGTATAAGTCGGGTCGTAATATTTATTTTTCTGATACTGGCATCTGCAATTCTTTCCGCTGCAGAAACAGCATTCATTAACTTTAACCGGACTAGAATGAAAAATTTATACAGCATGAATTCTAAGAAGGCGGCATTGGTTTTGAAATTGGATGAAAATTACGAAGAAACGATGTCGACAATTCTTATTATTAACAATATTACAAATATTACGGCAACATCTATAGCAGTATTTACTTTATCTAGTTATTTTAACAATTATGGAATAGCTTTGGCTACAATAACCACAATTTTGTTAATTTTGATATTTGGAGAGCTGCTGCCTAAAGTATTGGCCAAAATTGCACCTGAAAAATTTGCTATATTTTCAGCTCCTGCAATACAGGCTTTGGCATTTGTCTGCATTCCGATAAATTTTCTGTTGTTTTCATTTAAAAAAGGATTCGTCAGGATTTTTGGAACAGAAAGCCTTCCGTCTGTTACAGAGGATGAGCTTAAGACTATGATTGATGAAGTAGAAAATGAAGGTGTTATAAATAAAAGTGAAAGTGACTTAATTAGATCTGCAATTGAGTTTAACGAAACTGTTGTGGAGGATATTTATACACCGAGAATTGATATCGCAGGTATTGAGGAA
Above is a window of Sedimentibacter sp. MB35-C1 DNA encoding:
- a CDS encoding hemolysin family protein, which produces MDDDGISRVVIFIFLILASAILSAAETAFINFNRTRMKNLYSMNSKKAALVLKLDENYEETMSTILIINNITNITATSIAVFTLSSYFNNYGIALATITTILLILIFGELLPKVLAKIAPEKFAIFSAPAIQALAFVCIPINFLLFSFKKGFVRIFGTESLPSVTEDELKTMIDEVENEGVINKSESDLIRSAIEFNETVVEDIYTPRIDIAGIEEKENLDDIKEKFLLSGYSRLPVFRGDIDNIVGVLHEKDFYQALNRKEKDIKGLVSKILFVTPNKKISELLKELQIAKAHMAIVIDEYGGTEGLVTMEDIIEELVGEIWDEHDEVIEWFKKIDDDKFLISCNADIEDMFDLFGLEADDEMDVTTVNGFITTLFEEIPEVGGRIAYKNLDITVTKAEAKRVLEIQVEKIKNEAHTIVQ